Proteins encoded by one window of Bacillota bacterium:
- a CDS encoding amino acid permease — translation MANQSNKMKPMDAILMSVGAIIGAGVFSMTGVAVGAAGPGVPISFLIAGLAAMMVNLPYMVVSSALPARGAQYLHVARFVSPLFGFLLVWNLVLECIYLSVLGISAGQYLPAIIPALTPKMAGAITVIGLTGACLLNVKTSAKVQNAMVILVLVALALFVAMGIPYMKYWSFKDMFSVKGLAGILVGVSYVRSAAYGGTAVVNLAGEIENAGRTVPRSIAVSTMGVSLLYALVAMVAVGVVPWEQMIQQPLSVAAKAYMPSWAFNFFVIGGALFAVLTTILAFLMDISRAIWAAADDGMFPEWLKVTNKYGVPYRIIIIMGAIGLTPILLELPLDYVFAVLNAPGMLLGLLATLPALVAPSKLPKKFEQAWFKMPTWLTWTLVLANIGLTFFLSYNLFLTLTLPTILGIVAFYGGGILYFYLRVNKLKNEGTNLIEEMSAYDPSWVSE, via the coding sequence ATGGCTAATCAAAGTAACAAAATGAAGCCGATGGATGCTATTTTGATGTCAGTTGGCGCTATTATTGGTGCAGGTGTGTTTAGCATGACAGGTGTTGCGGTAGGGGCTGCTGGGCCAGGGGTTCCTATTTCATTCTTAATTGCCGGTTTGGCAGCTATGATGGTCAATCTACCTTACATGGTTGTTTCGTCAGCTCTTCCGGCCAGAGGTGCTCAATATCTACATGTTGCTCGGTTTGTTAGCCCCCTTTTTGGCTTTCTTCTGGTGTGGAATCTTGTTCTTGAGTGTATATATTTGAGCGTTTTGGGCATATCTGCCGGTCAATACCTTCCTGCTATCATTCCCGCGCTTACTCCTAAGATGGCAGGTGCTATTACGGTAATAGGTTTAACCGGTGCCTGCTTGCTTAATGTTAAAACATCTGCTAAGGTGCAAAATGCTATGGTTATTCTGGTACTAGTTGCCCTGGCACTTTTTGTAGCAATGGGAATTCCTTATATGAAGTATTGGTCATTTAAGGATATGTTTTCTGTTAAAGGTCTTGCAGGTATTTTGGTGGGTGTTAGCTATGTGCGGTCGGCTGCATACGGCGGTACTGCCGTGGTAAATCTGGCCGGTGAAATAGAAAACGCCGGTAGAACAGTTCCTCGTTCTATTGCTGTTTCTACAATGGGTGTATCCTTGTTGTACGCTCTTGTGGCAATGGTTGCCGTGGGTGTGGTACCTTGGGAGCAGATGATTCAGCAGCCGTTGTCTGTCGCTGCTAAGGCGTATATGCCTTCATGGGCGTTCAACTTTTTTGTAATAGGTGGGGCACTTTTTGCAGTGCTTACAACGATATTGGCTTTCCTCATGGACATTAGCCGTGCTATCTGGGCAGCGGCTGATGACGGCATGTTTCCCGAGTGGTTGAAGGTGACAAATAAATACGGCGTTCCATATCGTATCATCATAATAATGGGTGCAATAGGATTGACGCCAATTTTACTGGAATTGCCACTAGATTATGTGTTTGCGGTATTGAATGCACCTGGAATGCTGCTTGGCCTTTTGGCTACTTTGCCAGCGCTTGTTGCACCTAGTAAGCTGCCGAAGAAATTTGAACAGGCATGGTTCAAAATGCCTACCTGGCTAACCTGGACACTGGTACTGGCTAATATTGGTCTAACCTTTTTCCTTAGCTACAATTTGTTCTTGACCCTAACATTGCCTACTATTTTAGGCATAGTGGCTTTTTATGGTGGCGGGATTCTCTACTTCTATTTGCGGGTTAACAAGCTAAAGAATGAGGGTACTAACCTAATAGAAGAAATGAGTGCTTACGATCCGTCGTGGGTATCTGAATAG